The following is a genomic window from Candidatus Zixiibacteriota bacterium.
CTTCAAGCCGGGTTCCGGATTGACTGGAACTCCTGGCAAAACAATACCGTCACTGTACAAGGTGATGTGTACGGTGGTAACGCAGGTGCGTTCTTCACCTTGCCCATCTTTGAGCCACCATACAGCCAACTTCTCGAAACCGATTCCAAACTCTCCGGCGGCAATGTGCTTGCACGCTGGACTCATTCTCGTTCGGAGGCTTCCGGGATTGAACTTCAAGCCTATTTTGATCGCACCAAACGACACCATGAGGTCGCCGGTGAAGATCGTAATACATTTGATCTTGATTTCCAGGTGCGTCATAAGCTGCACGAGCGACTCGAAGTTATTGGCGGTCTAGGATACCAGATTACCGCTGACACACAGGATAGTTCCAGTTTGATATGGTTCGACAGTAAGAGTCGAACAGACAACCTACTGAGCGCATTCTTGCAAGGTTCTATAGCGCTGATTGATGAAAAGTTGAATATGACTGTGGGATCTAAATTCGAGCATAACGACTATACTGGGTTTGAATACCAACCCAGTATTCGAATGTTCTGGAGACCAGGCTCGACTCATTCTCTGTGGGCATCGGTATCCCGCGCAGTACATACTCCATCCCGATGGAATACTGACGTCACAAGCGTCTGGGCAGTCACGCCAGCGGGAACACCATTCAACCCCGGACCTCTTCCGCTCGTGCTTACCTCTATTGGTAATAAAGATCTCCGGAGTGAGGAACTTACCGCCTATGAGTTAGGGTACCGTGTTAGACCGCGACAAGACCTTTCACTAGATGTGGCTACCTTCTATAATAACTATGAAGGGTTGGGCACCGTGGAACTCGGTTCACCATTCCTTGATCTCGCCACGAGTGCGTTTATGGTTATGCCGGCGATCCGAGTCAATGGCGTTGATGGGAAATCATATGGAGGGGAGTGGATAGTCAACTGGTGGCCTCACTCTGAGATAAGGTTGGAGGCCGCTTATTCACTTCTACTGTGGCGACTCGACGATCCTGCTGTGACTCTGGATGAAGAGAACCCCGAACATCAAGTGTGGTTTAGAATTGATGCAGATGCCAGCAAGTCTCTGAGACTGGGTATGCTTGTACGTTACATTGATGATCTTCCCGCTTATGGCGTAGACAATGTTGTTGCTCTCGATACAAGACTCGGATGGGCTTTTAATGACAGCTGGGAGTTAGAAGTTGCAGGGCAGAATCTACTTGAGCCGACTCATTTGGAGTTTCCAACGCCTACATCATCAAAAACAAGCCTGGTCGAACGCAGAATTCACGTCGCATTGACCAAGAGTTTCTGATATATGAGCAGACCATTCTCAGTAATCTTGTTGGTTCTCGTCTGCACAGCGGCTATTGGTGTTCCCACAACCGTTCATGCTGACAAACCGACCGAATATCAGCTGAAGGTGGCCTATTTGTACAACTTCATCAAGTTCGTGGAATGGCCGACGAATGTTCTGAGCGAGGATGACACACTCCTGCAGATTTGTGTACTCGGAGAAAACCCATTTGGCCCTGCACTTGACGAGATGGTCTCAGGAAAAGAGATATCAGGGAGACAAATTTCAATAGTCTATGCAAAAACTCTCGCGAAATTAGACTCCTCTCATGTCGTTTTTGTTGCCAGGTCTGAGACTGATAATCTGGATAAGATCCTAGAACAGTTGGAGGGAGTTAGTATACTGACAATCAGCGACATCGACGGCTTTGTACAGCGAGGTGGCATAATTGGATTCCTTACGGAAGATAATAAGATTCGCTTTATCATAAATGTAGATGTAGCAGAAAAGGCCGGATTGCAGATCAGTTCACAGCTGCTCAGGATGTCACGATCAGTTGATCAAGAGAGATGAGGTGCGGAACAGATGAATTTCAGAGATAGCTCCCTGCGAAACAAGCTGACGATGATTGCCATGATAGCATCGATTGTTGGTTTGACGCTGTCCGGTGCTGTTTTCATGATTATTGATTATCACACTCTGAAAGCCACGATGGTTCGCAATCTGGAAACTCTTAGCAGTGTTATAGGCTCCAACTGTACGGCCGCTATTTCGTTCCACAACGCCGAAGACGCCAGTGATGTTCTCACGGCTCTCAAGGCAGAGGAACACATAATTGGCGCTGTTATATACGGAAACGATGACTTGGTTCTGGCATACTATGCCCGGGACGACCAAGCTGGTGATTTCAGGATACCGCCAGTCAATGAACCCTGTGCGACATTCTCCGACGGCACCCTGAGCGTATACCACACTATCTCGCTGGATGATGAGAGGATAGGCACCATTTACATGCAGAGCGATCTCCGACAGGTCAGCTCTCGAATGATTCAAATCGGGACTGCAATACTCTTAATCACTGCATTCTGTTTTGTCGTGGTATTTGTCATCATATCGCGATTGCAACGAGTGGTTTCCCAGCCGATTCTCAACCTGGCCCGAACCGCGCGGATCATATCCCAAGAGAAGTACTACTCCGCCAGAGTTGATTACGAAAGCAAGGATGAATTAGGGATTCTTGTTTCCGGCTTCAACGAAATGCTGGTTCAAATCCAGAAGAGGGATTCGGAGTTGCTAGAAAGCAGAGACAAACTTGAAGAAAGAGTTCGCGAGCGAACCGTGGAACTTGAAGAAGAAATCAAAGTGCGAAAACAGGCCGAACAGGCTATCAACAAATCTCTCAAAGAAAAAGAGATCCTCCTAAAAGAGGTTCACCATCGAGTAAAAAACAATCTCCAAATAATCATGAGTTTGCTAAGTCTGCAATCTAACGGAATCAATGGATCACATATCAAAGAGATGTTCAGAGATAGCCAGCGTCGAGTCAAATCTATGGCCTTGATTCACGAAAAACTCTACCAATCGGAAAACCTGGCCGAGATTGATCTTGCGGAATATATTGAAAGCCTAAGTAAATATCTATTGAGCACCATTACCGGAAACATGAATAAAATCAGAATGGTCACCAATGTAGAACGAATTACTCTCGGTGTAGACAAAGCGGTGCCATGCGGACTCATTATCAATGAGCTTGTGACAAATTCTCTGAAATATGCATTCAACGGACGCGATAGCGGTCAGATTACCATAACTTGCAAGAAACTGGAGAATGACCAAATATCTCTGAGTGTCGCGGATGACGGAATCGGAATTCCGGAGAATATGGATTACAAGAATACCCAGTCCTTGGGTTTACAATTGGTGAATAATCTCTCAAATCAGCTCGGAGCGAAAATTGACCTCCAAGCGGGGCTTGGGTATACTTGCTTCAATATAGTA
Proteins encoded in this region:
- a CDS encoding TonB-dependent receptor, encoding MKRHSIIIGLCLLLIVAAQQSYGSSDLMELSLEDLMNIEITSVSKTAEKLSDAAAAVYVITSDDIRRSGYRTLPDVLKLAPGLQVAHIDANRWAISSRGFNYEFADKLLVLIDGRSVYTKLFSGVYWNEQNINLDDVERIEIIRGPGATLWGANAVNGVINVITKESQDTQGGHVSVSSGNEIRNVGVIRYGGTLGKENNYRVYGRYYRQDHSVLADGASIGDDWDVLQAGFRIDWNSWQNNTVTVQGDVYGGNAGAFFTLPIFEPPYSQLLETDSKLSGGNVLARWTHSRSEASGIELQAYFDRTKRHHEVAGEDRNTFDLDFQVRHKLHERLEVIGGLGYQITADTQDSSSLIWFDSKSRTDNLLSAFLQGSIALIDEKLNMTVGSKFEHNDYTGFEYQPSIRMFWRPGSTHSLWASVSRAVHTPSRWNTDVTSVWAVTPAGTPFNPGPLPLVLTSIGNKDLRSEELTAYELGYRVRPRQDLSLDVATFYNNYEGLGTVELGSPFLDLATSAFMVMPAIRVNGVDGKSYGGEWIVNWWPHSEIRLEAAYSLLLWRLDDPAVTLDEENPEHQVWFRIDADASKSLRLGMLVRYIDDLPAYGVDNVVALDTRLGWAFNDSWELEVAGQNLLEPTHLEFPTPTSSKTSLVERRIHVALTKSF
- a CDS encoding HAMP domain-containing protein; the encoded protein is MNFRDSSLRNKLTMIAMIASIVGLTLSGAVFMIIDYHTLKATMVRNLETLSSVIGSNCTAAISFHNAEDASDVLTALKAEEHIIGAVIYGNDDLVLAYYARDDQAGDFRIPPVNEPCATFSDGTLSVYHTISLDDERIGTIYMQSDLRQVSSRMIQIGTAILLITAFCFVVVFVIISRLQRVVSQPILNLARTARIISQEKYYSARVDYESKDELGILVSGFNEMLVQIQKRDSELLESRDKLEERVRERTVELEEEIKVRKQAEQAINKSLKEKEILLKEVHHRVKNNLQIIMSLLSLQSNGINGSHIKEMFRDSQRRVKSMALIHEKLYQSENLAEIDLAEYIESLSKYLLSTITGNMNKIRMVTNVERITLGVDKAVPCGLIINELVTNSLKYAFNGRDSGQITITCKKLENDQISLSVADDGIGIPENMDYKNTQSLGLQLVNNLSNQLGAKIDLQAGLGYTCFNIVFKGADIGREEQQLKSAEDSYCRR
- a CDS encoding YfiR family protein, which encodes MSRPFSVILLVLVCTAAIGVPTTVHADKPTEYQLKVAYLYNFIKFVEWPTNVLSEDDTLLQICVLGENPFGPALDEMVSGKEISGRQISIVYAKTLAKLDSSHVVFVARSETDNLDKILEQLEGVSILTISDIDGFVQRGGIIGFLTEDNKIRFIINVDVAEKAGLQISSQLLRMSRSVDQER